Part of the Halorubrum lacusprofundi ATCC 49239 genome, GGAAATCAAGGAACACGTTCGATCCGAACTCGACACGAGATCGTTGGAACTCAGTCTAGTTCGGGTTCATCTTACCGGTCGGACGGATGCCCACTCAGCGCTTGTCGATCGGCATCGGTCGATGGAGCGTGACCTCGGATTCCGGGAAAGATCGGTTTCGGTCCGAATCGAATCGATTGACGTCGACACCCGTCCGGCAATCGATCTTGAAGACCTTGCAGAAGGAGACAATGCAGCTGCGTACCTCGCTGACCTCCTACTCGAAATCGAGAACGGTGATACTCGCGAATCCTACGGCAACATGGTCGATGACTCGTTAGCAGCGGTGCGGCAGGCTCATAGTGCGAATGCGTACAATCCGCTCCGACGCGAAACCGAACTCAGGGATCCGGACGACAATGACGCTATCGAACATCTCGAACAGCAGGCACGGGTACTGCTCGATACCCTACTCAGCCAAAAGGGAGGTAACGCATGATCAGGGACCCGATCTGCTTCGAGGAAATCCAGATCATCCAAGCTCCTGGGTTCGAAACTGGCGGCTTCTCTGTCGACGACTTGTGCTCCGGTATCAATGTCGTTCATGGACCGAACGCGGCAGGAAAGACGACGCTCGCTGAGTCGCTTGAATGGCTTTGCTGGCCCGAGATCGCCGACGAGCGTGCATCCCTCGTGGGGCAGCTCTCACTGAACGGTGAAGACTGGCGAGTCGAAGTCGACAATGGCCGCACGAGTTACCAACGTGACGGTCAAGAGGCGAACGGTCCGAGCCTTCCTCCAGCCGATCAACGCGACCGTTACCGTCTCTCCCTCCACGACCTACTCCAGCGAGACAACAACAACGAATCTTTCGTCGAGATAATCGAGCGAGAATCAGCTGGTGGCTACGATCTTTCTACAGCATACGACGAGCTCGGGTATTCGGATTCCCCGAGTCGGGCAAACAGGAATGTCGTCCAGAAAGCCAAGGGAGCGATTCAGGAGTTACGTGAGGCGCGGACCGACGTTTCCGAACTACGTCAAGAGCAGAACGAACTCTCACGGTTACGTGGTGAACTGGAGGCAGCGCGTCAAGCACAAGAGCGATCCGAACTGCTCGAGCAGGCGATCGACTACGCACAGGCGAGAAACCAGCTGGAGCAGGCTGAATCGAGGCTCGACGAGTTCCCCGATATCTTAGACCAGGTCGACGGAGACGAAATCGAGCGTGTTCGATCCCTCGAAGATGACATCGACGAGTGGACCGAGAAAAAAGACGAGGCCGGGGAAACGGAAACGGACGCTCAAGAACGGCTTGATGAGGCCGACCTTCCTGAAGAGGGGCTCCCGACAGGCCGTATCGACCATCTGAAAGAGCTTCGCGATGACCTTGATTCTGCGGAGGACAGGAAGCGCGATCTCCAGGGAGACTTGGCTGACGCCCAACGGCAGCGAGAAACTGCCCGAGATGACATTCCCCTAGATGTCGACACCGGGGACCTCGTGGACTTGGAACCCGTCACGTGGAAGAACGTCTCGAAGTTCGCACGAGAGGCCGAGGAACTCCAGTCCGAGCGTGAAACCCGGGAGGCCGTCCAGCGACTACTGGAGGACGGTGAGCACCCTGAGTCCGATTTACCCACGCTCCAACGCGCGAGTCAGTCGCTGGAGGAGTGGCTGGCTGCGTCCGTTTCTACGGAGTCGAACGACGGTTCAGAGGCATTCCGAATCGCTGTGTTCTCGGCCGTTTCTCTCGCCTCGACGGGCATCGCGCTGGGTCTACTGGTGCATCCACTGCTATTCTCCATCCTGCTCGTCGCTGCTGGTATCTTCTGGTATGGGCTGCGCGCTCGCTCACAGTCCAAAGACGGAGGTAATTCACGGGACTCGCATCGCAAGTCGTTCGAGAAAACCGGTCTGAACCCGCCGGCGAGGTGGACCGAAGACGAGGTTCGGTCTCGTCTGATCGGACTGTACGACGCAATCGCAGCGCACAAACTGGCCGAGCGACGGTCCGAATGGCGCGATAGCCTAGCGACGGATTCAGACACGCTCGAACAGAAAGAGCAGGATCTGGAGGAAACGCGTGCCAAACTCCAAGACCAGTTGGGCGCCGCGCCAGATGCGTCTGATGTCGAACTCGCCGTGATCTCCAAGCGAGTGCTCGACTGGCAGGAAGCCCACGACGAAATTGAGGGGATTCAAGAGAGCATCGAAACCGTCGACGACCAAATCAAGACCGCCCGCGAAGAACTCCAAGCGAAACTCGATCCCTACGGCTACGACGATGTCGAGAGGTCTGGTGAGGCGACCGAAGCAATCCGAAACCTCGAGAACCGCGAACAGCAGCGCGAAGCCGCACAGCGGGACCTCGACCAAGCTACCGAGACGATTCAGGAAGCGACCGAGAAAATAGGTGCGCTGGCGGACGAACGCGACGAAATCTTTGCGGATCTGGATCTCGACTCCGATGACCACGATAGGTTGGAGGGACTCTGTGAGCAGGTCGAAGCATACGAATCGGCTGCGGAGGACGTACGAGAAGCCAACATCCGGGCGAACACGGAAGCCGAAGAACTCGAAAGCTACCCGGGCTTCGAACCGGACCTCAAGAAGCAAGAGATTGCTGACCTCAGAGAAGACCTCCGTGAGGCGGAACGAATTGCTGAGGATTTCGACGACCTGCAGTCACGGCTTGCCGATATCAAGGCAGAAATCAGGCAGGCAAAATCCGACGACCAAGTTGAAAATGCGCTTGCGGAGCGTGATCGGGCGCTCGATGATCTGAAAGACCAACTTGAGGACGACTGTGCTGCGATGGTCGGCGACGTACTGGTGGATCATGTTCAGGAGGCGACGATGGAGACTAGTCGACCGGACGTTTTCGAGCGTGCTCGTGAAATCCTGACGACGATCACTCGCGGCCGGTATCGATTGGACTTCGATGAGGCCGAAGCCGAATTCCGTGTGTTCGACGAAACCAAAAAGAAGGGGCTCGCACTTGACGAGCTTTCGAGCGGCACTCGGGTCCAAGTCCTGCTCGCTGTACGAATCGCCTTCGTCGAACAGCAGGAACAGGGAGTTCAGATTCCACTTCTCCTCGACGAGACGCTCGCCAACACCGACGACCGAAGAGCGAAGAGGATTATCGAGTCAATGATCGAACTCGCTCGAAACGGTCGGCAGGTTTTCTATTTCACTGCACAGGGCGACGAAGTGGCAAAGTGGACTGCTGCACTGGAGAGTACAAACGGTGTCGACCACGAAATCGTCGACCTCGCAACGGTTCGTGATGTTGACGACACCGTCCATATTCCCGATACAGACTCTGTCGAATCACACACTCCGCAGGCCCCCAGCCCCGACAGTCACGACCATTCCTCGTATGGGGACGAGCTCAAGGTAGACTCGTTCAATCCGCACCGTGGGGTCGGGACGGCGCACCTGTGGTACGTGGTCGACGATGTCGAAACCCTCCATCAACTCTTGGAGCTCGGGATCGAACACTGGGGACAGATGAATAACCTGCTCCAGTGGGGCAACGGAGACCTCTCCTCAGTTGAGTCCGACCAGGTAACGGTTGCCGAAGAGAATTCTGCAGCGCTGAATGAGTTCGTCGCCGCCTGGAAGGTGGGTCGTGGTGAGCCCGTTGATCGGGAGGTTCTCGAAGCTTCTGGCGCTGTAAGTAGTAATTTCATCGACGAGGTCACTGCCCTTGCCGAATCGGTCAACGGGGATGGGAGAAAAATCGTTGAAGCCCTGCATAATGGCGAAGTGAACCGCTTCCGTAGCGGGAAAGCGAATGAATTGGAGACGTATCTCGAAGAGAACGGGTACATCGAGCCCCGTGATACGCTGGATCAAGGCCAGATACGAGCCCGAATCATCGAGCGCTTCGTTGATGAAGGTGTCTCTCCCGAAGAAGCCAAAGATAGGACTGAGAACCTGCTTTCGCGCATGAACAAAAACTGATTTTTCGCTGAGTTCGACACGCGTGCTTTGCTAGCAACTGGCTCGGAGACTCCGTTTCAATGAAAGAAAGAATCCATGAGATCACACCTACTTCAATGGCCATATAATAATGTGTCTTCGACAGGACGTGTTGGTATGGGTAATTTCAGAACAAACATCATTTTATTCGTGATTTGCCTCATCGTCTCAATACTGGTCCTCGAATTTTCGGGCGTACGACAAGAGATGGGGATTTCGTGGTGGGGAACGTTCAGTATCATTCCAACATGGCTCGCTATCCCGGCTATTTTAATTCTGGTAGTGGCGTGGATTTTGAACCCCTCATCGAGCTCGCGTCGCTAGTCGACCACCCTCACCAGCACCTCCGGCCTGTCCTCGACGAGGTCGACCAGTTGACCGATAAGGAGGTGCTGTACGACCTGCACCGCGTCAGCGGGCTCTCCGTCGTCCTCAACGCCGACGGGGAGTTGACGTCACCGAGAAGAAGCTCTGATTGTGACCGTGTGATGTCTCCTTCCCTATTCGCTCGGAGTCTTCAAGCTGGTCGGGCGAGGAGTTTAGGCATCTGCGCTGATATGTTTTGACGACAACTGATGGGTTTCCCGATGAGTTCGAGGGGAAGCTACTCCGAAGCGGGACTCCAGCGGAGCATTCAAGGCCTCATCTTAGCCTTCTTTTCGTTCGACCTGCTGCTCACCGTGTACAACAGCCTATCGTACTTCCTGCCCATCATTTCTGCCATCTCTTCCGCGGGTGTCGTGCCGGTGTTCAATGTTCAGGTGAGCCTTCTGAAGGGGCTACTTCTAGTGGTCCTGCTGGGTCTGGCTATCCCGGATGTCAAGCCCGACCGGTCGAATATAGAGCAAGCCTACCTCCTGTTGCTCTCGCTCGGTGTCGTCCTGTATTATCGCCTCTGGGGGACTCTGATCGGCCTGTACCTCGCTCTTTCAGTTGCTCTGGCAGTCTCGGTTGGCTTCGCTCAGATAACTTCCGGTGGAAACTGGCGGTCAAGCCTCGCGGACGGGTTGGACTACACAAACACGGTCGCTCTCCTGGGGATCGGAGCAGGCGTCTTGTCCGCATTCTCTTACCTCCCACAGATCCTTCTCGGACTGTTCGGGCTCTATTACGGCGCCCGGTGGCTACTCGCTAAGGCTCGCATCCCCGATGCTAGTCAGGTTGACCCTGAGGAACGCCTGTACCGCGCAACCATGCGGTTGAGCGAGACGCCAACCGGCGTTCTGACTGCGGGCATCGTCTACGCAGGGCTGCTGTCTACTACCTCGGTGATTCTCTCCTTCGTGCTGCCGATCCTGGTGCGCAGCGGGTTCAGTCTCTCTCCGCGCGCGCTCGTCTTGAATCTGAGCTACATTTTCGGGATGGCGTTTCAGGTGGTCATCTTCTACTACTGGTTTGCTCTTCTCCAGAGAGCTCCGTACTCGGTCGACCACTGGCGGGCCAGCCGGTTCGAATATGCGACCCAAAAGAACGCTCCTCACCGCCCCCGACCACTCAATCTGCTTCTCCCGACCGTCGGATGGATCCTGACGCAATACCCCTCTTCGGCACTAGAGCAGTACGGGCCGGTCATCGTGGCCGTGTGGTCTGCTCCCTCCATATGGACGTTCTTGGCACTTCTGGTACTATTTCTGGGCTACTCCCTTGTACTGGTTCAGGGATTCCGCTGGCTCGAAGTTCTCCCCCTCGCTGGCTTCTTGACGCCATCTGAGCGGAGTATCGAAGACGACTTCACAACATTCGTTCTCTCAATGGCTCTGCTGCTCCTCGCTGTTGCGGTCGTCTCTCCTTCAGGTGCCCTCCTGCTGGTGCCTGTTCCCGTGATGTTCCTGTTTGACCACTTCTTGGAGCGTGAAGCGGCCGCGATCACCTCCGCCCTGATATTGGTTGCCTGCTTGAGCGCACCGTTGGTGGTGAGATTGGAGACTCTCGAGGGCGAGTACTGGAGCCTGGCACTTCTCACAATCTTCCTATACGGTATGACGCTCGCGAGGCGATCCCTGTGATTTTCCCTGCAACTGCTCGGTGAGTGGACGACAGACTGGAACTGTCACTCAGCGTCTAATTTGTAGAAACCAATACTGCGAAGGTCTGGATCGTCAGCATAAGAATTCTATATAGCGATATAAACTTTATATTACACGTCTGAAACCACTCAAACGGTGTATTTGCACGCTAAAAGCCTTCTACTCCAACTCTACCAAACCACAATACCGAATTTAGGCCACTGTGCATTAGTCCAGTAATACACACAGGTTTTACTAGGGTCGCCGCTGTACGGGAAGCAAGAAAGATGGACACCGATCAACAGGACGCTTCTCCGGGGGTTCAGCCCATCGAAGACGCCGTCGACGAGTTCCTCCAGCGTGGCTCCAAGTCTGGCAACTACAAATCGAACTTAGAACACGTGTTGACACAGTGGCGAACCAACTGGCCCGGAGCCAGCGGCATCGAGACACTCGACGACGTCGACAAGAAGGTCATGGCCGACTACGCCACTCACCTCAAACGACGGATCGATGCTCGCCAGTCGACCACCACTGACAGCGACTCTGGCATCACGATCTCGACGGCATGGGCGTACTATGATAATGTCTCGGCGTTCCTTGACTACTGCTTAGAGTGGGACAAGATCAGCGAGAACCCGGCACAGAAAGCGATAGCCAAAGACCAGCTCCCCGAACGGCCGTCGACGGTCAGTGGCTCCCAACAGTTCTGGTCGACTGAGGAACGCCGACAGCTCCTCGATCACGTCGACCGGCGAGCCTCCAAGGCTATCGACGAACGCGGAACTGGCGCGGTCGTCGAGCTTCGAGACAAAGCACTGGCATACGTCCTAGCCTTTACGGGCGTGCGTGGTGGCGAGATCCTGAAAGACTCTCGCGACGACCGCCGAGTGGGGCTTCGGTGGGCCGACGTTAACATCGAAGACAACCAAATCACAATCCTCGGCAAGAACCAACAGCGCGAGCCCGCACCACTGCCCGAACAGACCCATCGGCCACTCCAACAACTCAAACGCGCCGTCGACCCAGCTTCGGACGACTGGCCGGTGTTTGTCTCGCTACACGCGCCCTCAATGTACGGTGTGTTGCCCGACGGGTTCGAACGGCCTGATAACGACGAGCAGAGCCTACTAGACCACTGTCGGACTCTTGGGGTTGTGCCGCCAGCACTCTCGACAAACGGCGCTCGATCAGTGTTGAAGCGACTCTGCGAGGATGGGGATATCGACGTCGACGGCGACGACAAGTATCTCACACTACACGGTGCACGGCGTGGAGTGGGCGAGAAACTGTATCGGGAACGTGGGGCCGCAGCCGCTCAACGGACGCTCCGACACGCCGATCCGAAGACGACCTCCGAGATGTACTCACACATCGAGACCAGCGAGAACGCCGAGAACGTGAGTGAGGTCTTCAGGGACGAGCGGTGACAACACGCCCGACAACAGCCCTCCAAGAGCTACGATCCCTCGGTCGAACGCCACTGCGAGTCCGATCATCGCCATGACGCCGATATAGAAGGTCGCCCGCTTTACTCGCGTCGTCCGATTCTCACCGTACTCGCCTTCGTTTCTCGGTTGGCCCTTCAACCGGTCGCCTGTCTTTGCCCACACAAATACACCAACTAAACCGATTACGATGATTGTGGCTGCGGGATACTGCGACACCAGATGTTGTATTCTATTCATAGTCTGTCTCCT contains:
- a CDS encoding AAA family ATPase, yielding MIRDPICFEEIQIIQAPGFETGGFSVDDLCSGINVVHGPNAAGKTTLAESLEWLCWPEIADERASLVGQLSLNGEDWRVEVDNGRTSYQRDGQEANGPSLPPADQRDRYRLSLHDLLQRDNNNESFVEIIERESAGGYDLSTAYDELGYSDSPSRANRNVVQKAKGAIQELREARTDVSELRQEQNELSRLRGELEAARQAQERSELLEQAIDYAQARNQLEQAESRLDEFPDILDQVDGDEIERVRSLEDDIDEWTEKKDEAGETETDAQERLDEADLPEEGLPTGRIDHLKELRDDLDSAEDRKRDLQGDLADAQRQRETARDDIPLDVDTGDLVDLEPVTWKNVSKFAREAEELQSERETREAVQRLLEDGEHPESDLPTLQRASQSLEEWLAASVSTESNDGSEAFRIAVFSAVSLASTGIALGLLVHPLLFSILLVAAGIFWYGLRARSQSKDGGNSRDSHRKSFEKTGLNPPARWTEDEVRSRLIGLYDAIAAHKLAERRSEWRDSLATDSDTLEQKEQDLEETRAKLQDQLGAAPDASDVELAVISKRVLDWQEAHDEIEGIQESIETVDDQIKTAREELQAKLDPYGYDDVERSGEATEAIRNLENREQQREAAQRDLDQATETIQEATEKIGALADERDEIFADLDLDSDDHDRLEGLCEQVEAYESAAEDVREANIRANTEAEELESYPGFEPDLKKQEIADLREDLREAERIAEDFDDLQSRLADIKAEIRQAKSDDQVENALAERDRALDDLKDQLEDDCAAMVGDVLVDHVQEATMETSRPDVFERAREILTTITRGRYRLDFDEAEAEFRVFDETKKKGLALDELSSGTRVQVLLAVRIAFVEQQEQGVQIPLLLDETLANTDDRRAKRIIESMIELARNGRQVFYFTAQGDEVAKWTAALESTNGVDHEIVDLATVRDVDDTVHIPDTDSVESHTPQAPSPDSHDHSSYGDELKVDSFNPHRGVGTAHLWYVVDDVETLHQLLELGIEHWGQMNNLLQWGNGDLSSVESDQVTVAEENSAALNEFVAAWKVGRGEPVDREVLEASGAVSSNFIDEVTALAESVNGDGRKIVEALHNGEVNRFRSGKANELETYLEENGYIEPRDTLDQGQIRARIIERFVDEGVSPEEAKDRTENLLSRMNKN
- a CDS encoding tyrosine-type recombinase/integrase, which codes for MDTDQQDASPGVQPIEDAVDEFLQRGSKSGNYKSNLEHVLTQWRTNWPGASGIETLDDVDKKVMADYATHLKRRIDARQSTTTDSDSGITISTAWAYYDNVSAFLDYCLEWDKISENPAQKAIAKDQLPERPSTVSGSQQFWSTEERRQLLDHVDRRASKAIDERGTGAVVELRDKALAYVLAFTGVRGGEILKDSRDDRRVGLRWADVNIEDNQITILGKNQQREPAPLPEQTHRPLQQLKRAVDPASDDWPVFVSLHAPSMYGVLPDGFERPDNDEQSLLDHCRTLGVVPPALSTNGARSVLKRLCEDGDIDVDGDDKYLTLHGARRGVGEKLYRERGAAAAQRTLRHADPKTTSEMYSHIETSENAENVSEVFRDER